The Glaciimonas sp. CA11.2 genome includes a window with the following:
- a CDS encoding type IV secretion system protein: MKKFLLLIAMGWFLSAATPAIAQIPTTDILTQAQLLNQLNQMQQQYETMKNQYAAVTGSYQRGAIGLNDTIRSSSVVPGSWQEVVSQQNSGAFGASQNGYEKLLKTMPQELFQDPRGQGATSYKLSTDSVRAAMTGGDMLYAQVQTNLNNLSTMAGQVDSTANTKDAADLQNRIATENGMLQTAMAKLNVMNMNLQANMLNQQNQATANDQQRYKRVAP; the protein is encoded by the coding sequence ATGAAAAAATTTTTATTACTCATTGCCATGGGGTGGTTCCTTTCTGCAGCGACTCCCGCAATCGCCCAGATTCCAACCACCGACATCCTCACCCAGGCGCAATTGTTGAACCAGCTCAATCAAATGCAGCAACAGTACGAAACGATGAAAAATCAATATGCCGCCGTGACCGGGTCGTACCAGCGGGGAGCCATCGGATTGAATGACACCATTCGCTCCTCGTCGGTGGTCCCCGGCTCATGGCAGGAGGTGGTCTCGCAGCAAAATAGCGGGGCGTTTGGTGCCAGTCAAAACGGCTATGAAAAATTATTAAAGACGATGCCGCAAGAGCTGTTTCAGGATCCCCGGGGCCAGGGAGCCACCAGTTACAAGCTGAGTACCGATTCGGTACGGGCGGCGATGACCGGGGGTGACATGCTGTATGCGCAGGTGCAGACCAACCTGAACAATTTATCGACGATGGCCGGGCAAGTCGACAGCACCGCCAATACCAAAGATGCCGCTGACCTGCAAAATCGTATTGCGACCGAAAACGGCATGCTGCAAACCGCGATGGCCAAGCTCAACGTGATGAATATGAATCTGCAGGCGAACATGCTGAACCAGCAAAATCAGGCGACGGCGAACGATCAGCAACGCTACAAACGTGTCGCCCCGTAA
- the virB9 gene encoding P-type conjugative transfer protein VirB9, protein MKPTPFALVVAIVSLLTTLCAVPVYAAKLPRPLLTDQRIKQVAYDPNQVYELMGTYGYQTTIEFAPDEQIKVRTLGDSIAWQTVINGSRLFVKPVEPNAATNMTIITNKRTYFFKLNSTARQRDMTFLVRFIYPNASMLNAASGMPNSGNERSGKGFDPATLNLHYAASGDKQAIPLQRAFDDGEFTYFQFDKNSEIPAFYIVGSDGTESVVNTRREGAYMVVERIGHLFTLRNGDAHLCVENTGSKKETVAMTARGH, encoded by the coding sequence ATGAAACCCACGCCGTTCGCCCTTGTCGTCGCCATAGTGTCTTTGTTAACAACTTTGTGCGCTGTGCCGGTCTATGCCGCCAAACTGCCGCGCCCGTTACTGACGGACCAGCGCATCAAGCAGGTGGCCTATGACCCCAATCAGGTCTACGAGCTAATGGGCACCTATGGCTATCAGACCACGATTGAATTTGCACCCGATGAGCAGATCAAGGTGCGCACGTTGGGCGATTCGATTGCGTGGCAAACGGTGATCAATGGCAGCCGCTTGTTCGTGAAGCCGGTGGAGCCGAATGCGGCGACTAACATGACCATCATCACCAACAAGCGCACTTACTTTTTTAAACTCAACAGCACCGCCAGACAGCGTGACATGACCTTTCTGGTGCGTTTTATCTACCCGAATGCCAGCATGCTGAACGCTGCTTCCGGCATGCCAAATAGCGGAAACGAGCGCAGCGGCAAAGGGTTCGACCCGGCCACATTGAATCTGCACTATGCGGCGTCCGGTGACAAGCAGGCCATTCCACTGCAGCGCGCGTTTGATGATGGCGAATTTACCTATTTCCAGTTTGACAAAAACAGTGAGATTCCGGCGTTTTATATTGTGGGCAGCGATGGCACCGAATCGGTGGTCAATACGCGCCGCGAAGGCGCGTATATGGTGGTCGAGCGCATCGGTCATTTATTCACGTTACGCAATGGCGACGCCCACCTCTGCGTGGAAAACACCGGTAGTAAAAAAGAGACCGTGGCAATGACGGCGCGGGGGCATTGA
- a CDS encoding type IV secretion system protein, whose product MAGKHTFDTDPTTTQQVQLGGANKIKQERNRAYLFIVLLLIAVAGLSSSVTVLSKIHTVIPVIAVMDANGHVVKQQVVNADTISGLDSFVESQVNDFITACNTFDPDWRQRNADLCRLHATDAVARQYDQETAAENPDNPYYVIGKGARRYPKITAINSLGKNAYQVEFQSITERPGGERRIDYFTALVRNTFTFQPLALGDRWENPLGFAATSYSKNQKLSNQ is encoded by the coding sequence ATGGCCGGCAAACATACCTTTGATACCGACCCGACGACGACGCAGCAGGTCCAGCTGGGCGGGGCAAATAAAATTAAGCAGGAGCGCAACCGCGCTTATCTTTTTATTGTGTTGTTGCTGATCGCAGTGGCTGGGCTGTCTTCCTCGGTGACGGTACTCTCGAAGATCCATACCGTCATTCCGGTGATCGCCGTCATGGATGCCAACGGTCATGTGGTCAAACAGCAAGTGGTCAACGCGGACACCATTTCCGGCCTGGACAGCTTTGTCGAAAGTCAGGTCAATGATTTCATTACCGCGTGCAATACGTTCGATCCTGACTGGCGGCAACGTAATGCGGATTTATGCCGTTTACACGCGACCGATGCGGTGGCACGGCAATACGACCAGGAGACCGCTGCAGAAAATCCGGACAATCCGTATTACGTGATCGGCAAAGGGGCACGCCGCTATCCCAAAATCACCGCCATCAATTCGCTTGGCAAAAATGCCTATCAGGTCGAATTCCAAAGTATCACTGAGCGGCCGGGTGGCGAGCGCCGAATCGATTATTTTACCGCCCTGGTGCGCAATACCTTCACGTTTCAGCCGTTAGCACTGGGTGACCGCTGGGAAAATCCGCTCGGCTTTGCCGCCACGTCGTACAGTAAAAACCAAAAATTGAGCAATCAGTAG
- a CDS encoding type IV secretion system protein codes for MATINLQGMIGASDAYTNSFLTQIYPALANAISPALYSAAVLYWVLLGYKVYAGHAPFQARELLAKTIMTCAVFGTLSWGGFASVIYNVFVSFMDSAAGTIMAGKSSTSMLDALYVNANEISKTLRNSGWQSVGTILDGMLVLVLNTLLFVIALFYMTIAKFGLALTMVLLPLFIGFAMFSETRQWFMNWVSKMLNFALIYILVIAIVKFGFVAFGDFFQEVQNASSATEAKFISAEQINTLYVLELVLIIFMLQVKGWAAGLAGGASVQGASLLMMAVRTIKGGK; via the coding sequence ATGGCAACCATTAATCTTCAGGGAATGATTGGCGCGTCAGATGCTTACACCAATTCATTTTTAACGCAAATTTATCCTGCACTGGCGAACGCTATTTCTCCGGCACTGTATTCCGCCGCTGTGTTGTATTGGGTGTTGCTGGGGTACAAGGTGTACGCAGGACATGCTCCCTTTCAGGCACGTGAGTTGTTAGCGAAAACCATCATGACCTGTGCAGTTTTTGGCACATTGAGTTGGGGTGGATTTGCGTCAGTCATTTATAACGTATTCGTCTCTTTTATGGACTCGGCAGCAGGAACCATTATGGCGGGGAAGTCTAGTACCAGCATGCTGGATGCGCTTTATGTTAACGCTAATGAGATTTCTAAGACTCTTAGGAATTCAGGCTGGCAATCAGTCGGCACTATCCTGGATGGCATGCTGGTGTTAGTGCTTAATACATTGTTATTTGTTATTGCCCTTTTCTACATGACCATTGCTAAATTTGGTTTGGCATTGACGATGGTTCTCCTGCCGCTGTTTATTGGCTTCGCCATGTTTTCGGAAACACGGCAGTGGTTCATGAACTGGGTCAGCAAAATGCTGAATTTCGCGCTGATTTACATTTTAGTCATTGCGATTGTCAAATTTGGCTTTGTGGCATTTGGTGACTTTTTCCAGGAAGTGCAAAACGCATCGTCCGCTACGGAAGCTAAATTTATCAGCGCTGAGCAAATCAATACGCTCTATGTGCTGGAGCTTGTCTTGATTATTTTTATGCTGCAAGTCAAAGGCTGGGCTGCGGGCCTTGCTGGTGGGGCTTCTGTGCAGGGTGCATCGTTGTTGATGATGGCGGTGAGAACTATCAAAGGAGGCAAGTAA